From the Nodularia sphaerocarpa UHCC 0038 genome, the window AATATAAATACTCGCGTCCTAAAAATCTACGACTGTGGATAAATACAGGCGAATCACTAGCTGCTTCTAATCTTAAACCTTCCTGACGAATCATGATTTCGCCAGTATCGTTTGTGTCGTCAACTGGTAACTCAAAATTACCTACTTCTGTTTCCCAGATATTACCTTGACGACGGGCGGGAAGGAAATTAGCCTGAGTCACAAATTCAGCTACAAACCTCGATGCTGGATGTGTGTAAATTTCTTCTGGTGTGCCTAGTTGTTCTAGGTGTCCTTGCCTCATTACACCGACTATATCGGAAATAGCTAGTGCTTCTTCTTGGTCATGGGTAACAAAAATGGCTGAAGTCCCCGCCGCTTTCAGTATGTCTCGGATTTCTTCGCGCAACCGCAACCTGACTTGAATATCCAGATTGCTTAAGGGTTCATCCAAAAGCATGAGTTGCGGTTGGGGTGCTAAGGCGCGGGCGAGGGCGACTCGTTGCTGCTGTCCACCTGATAGTTCGTAAGGGTAACGCTTTTCTAAGCCTGGGAGGTTTACTAGTTCAATGACTTCGGCGATACGTTTTTGGATTTGCTGTTTTGTGGAATGTTTTAACCCAAAGGCGACATTTTCGGCGACGTTTAAATGGGGAAATAGTGCGTAATCTTGAAAAACAATCCCAATGTCACGCTGTTCGGCTGGAACACAAAGAGAGCGTTGGCGTAGCCCGCCGGAGGCATCGCATACTATTCTACCGCCTATTTCAATTTTTCCTGATTGCAGGTTCTCAAAGCCCGCGATCATTCGCAACAGTGTAGTTTTACCGCAACCAGATGGGCCGAGCAATCCCAATATATCCCCTTTTTGCAGCGTTAGGGAGACGTTATCGACGGCGGGCGCGACATTTTGGGAAAACTGCTTGGTGACATTCTGTAATTGGACAATTGCTTGTTGC encodes:
- a CDS encoding ABC transporter ATP-binding protein, yielding MQQAIVQLQNVTKQFSQNVAPAVDNVSLTLQKGDILGLLGPSGCGKTTLLRMIAGFENLQSGKIEIGGRIVCDASGGLRQRSLCVPAEQRDIGIVFQDYALFPHLNVAENVAFGLKHSTKQQIQKRIAEVIELVNLPGLEKRYPYELSGGQQQRVALARALAPQPQLMLLDEPLSNLDIQVRLRLREEIRDILKAAGTSAIFVTHDQEEALAISDIVGVMRQGHLEQLGTPEEIYTHPASRFVAEFVTQANFLPARRQGNIWETEVGNFELPVDDTNDTGEIMIRQEGLRLEAASDSPVFIHSRRFLGREYLYCLKTASGKEIHARTRDDIPLPIGARVQVSVPSNTVKVFTQ